The following proteins are encoded in a genomic region of Desulfosporosinus youngiae DSM 17734:
- a CDS encoding biotin--[acetyl-CoA-carboxylase] ligase: protein MPKNVHSHDETWLPHKHVNLLGKELHIYREVSSTNSIAKQMAKSGAREGTIVISGTQSAGRGRMQRKWFCPPGKGLLLSMLLRPKISVQFIPQLTLLTAVVVAETIKKVTGCTAGIKWPNDIYINNKKVCGILAETSFSRTNVEHVIIGLGLNVNLNTDQLPPDCKDTGTSLSIELGQRVSRISLLKQFITSWDEHLQSFMKEGHPYLRSKWLENNVTIGKKVSINKRDGSLDGLAVDVSEKGGLIVRLSDGSLQEFLAEDVSLRNN from the coding sequence TTGCCGAAAAATGTACATAGCCATGACGAGACTTGGCTACCTCATAAGCACGTTAACCTTTTAGGCAAGGAACTTCATATATATCGAGAGGTAAGCTCCACTAACAGTATTGCCAAGCAAATGGCTAAATCTGGAGCAAGAGAAGGCACCATAGTTATCAGCGGAACTCAGTCCGCCGGTCGCGGCAGGATGCAGCGCAAATGGTTCTGCCCGCCTGGCAAAGGACTTTTGCTGTCCATGCTGTTGAGGCCTAAAATAAGCGTGCAATTTATACCTCAGCTCACTCTATTGACGGCAGTCGTTGTCGCAGAAACCATTAAAAAGGTCACCGGTTGTACAGCTGGAATTAAATGGCCTAATGATATTTATATCAACAACAAAAAGGTATGTGGTATACTCGCGGAAACTAGTTTTTCGAGAACTAATGTTGAGCACGTAATCATAGGTTTAGGCTTAAATGTGAATCTAAATACAGACCAACTTCCTCCCGATTGTAAGGACACCGGCACTTCTCTCAGCATAGAACTGGGCCAAAGAGTTTCACGAATAAGCCTGCTTAAACAGTTTATTACCAGTTGGGACGAACATCTGCAAAGCTTTATGAAAGAAGGGCATCCCTATCTCCGCAGTAAATGGCTCGAGAACAATGTAACTATAGGAAAAAAGGTTTCCATTAATAAAAGGGATGGTTCCCTTGATGGATTGGCCGTCGATGTAAGTGAAAAAGGCGGACTTATCGTGCGCTTATCCGACGGATCGTTGCAGGAGTTCCTTGCAGAGGATGTCAGTCTTCGAAACAATTGA
- a CDS encoding acyl-CoA carboxylase subunit beta, whose translation MVSEFGYSMPRYFEKMDDLGKPLKKVNAKNVDELLAVEAEIDAEAERIKNGGKPTEKVNASGEWTAWQRIEYLVEPGTWCPLHTIYDPAANEEGTTAVIDGIGKVNGRWVVVIASDNKYLAGAWIPGQADNITRVTDIAKRMNLPLVWILNCSGVKLSHQEEVYPNRIGGGTPFYRHTELEQMGLPVIVGIYGTNPAGGGYHSISPTILIAHEKANMAVGGAGIVGGMSPKGYVDEEAAQALIDATRGFKSTPPGRAVIHHRVTGFFREVAESEEGVLDKIKKYVGALPAYNPEFFRVADPAKPKFSGEDLRTIVPTNQRRGYDIYEVLARLFDNSEHKEYKPDFGLEMYTGIAKIDGLLCGFIANKQGVLKNYPEYTKEYIGIGGKLYRQGLIKMSEFVTLCNRDKLPIVWIQDTTGIDVGDIAESAELLGLGQSLIYSIQNTDIPQMEITLRKGTAAAHYVLGGPQGGKTNAFSIGTAATEINVMHGETAAAAMYSRRLVKDQDSGKPLDGTIAKMNDLIKAYREKSKPAFCAKKGFVDEIVKMPELRNYIKAFVGGVYQNPKAICPIHQMIIPRVIKDHMDVYVNKSTARDSE comes from the coding sequence ATGGTGAGTGAATTTGGCTATTCGATGCCTAGATATTTCGAGAAAATGGATGATTTGGGTAAGCCTTTAAAAAAGGTTAATGCCAAGAATGTCGATGAACTGTTAGCCGTTGAAGCTGAAATCGATGCTGAGGCAGAACGGATTAAAAACGGCGGAAAGCCGACTGAAAAGGTCAATGCCAGCGGAGAGTGGACAGCATGGCAGCGAATTGAGTACTTAGTCGAACCAGGTACTTGGTGTCCGCTGCATACGATCTATGATCCTGCCGCCAATGAAGAAGGCACGACCGCGGTGATCGATGGAATTGGCAAAGTTAACGGCCGATGGGTGGTGGTGATCGCCTCGGATAATAAATATTTGGCAGGTGCCTGGATTCCGGGACAGGCTGACAATATCACAAGAGTCACTGACATAGCCAAGAGGATGAATCTTCCGTTGGTTTGGATCTTGAACTGCAGTGGTGTTAAACTGAGCCATCAAGAAGAAGTATATCCGAATCGAATCGGCGGAGGGACGCCTTTCTATCGCCATACCGAACTGGAGCAAATGGGTCTGCCGGTCATCGTAGGTATCTACGGAACGAATCCAGCCGGCGGCGGATATCATAGCATCAGCCCTACCATTTTGATTGCTCATGAAAAAGCGAACATGGCTGTTGGTGGTGCCGGAATTGTTGGGGGTATGAGCCCGAAAGGTTATGTGGATGAAGAAGCCGCCCAGGCCTTAATCGATGCTACTCGCGGCTTTAAATCAACTCCCCCGGGAAGAGCCGTGATTCACCACAGAGTGACGGGTTTCTTCCGGGAAGTAGCAGAAAGTGAAGAAGGGGTTCTGGACAAGATTAAAAAGTATGTAGGGGCGCTGCCCGCCTATAACCCGGAATTCTTTAGAGTAGCTGATCCAGCCAAACCTAAATTCTCAGGTGAAGATCTGCGTACGATCGTTCCCACCAATCAAAGGAGAGGATACGATATTTACGAAGTCTTAGCCCGCCTCTTTGATAACAGCGAGCATAAGGAATACAAGCCGGACTTTGGCTTGGAGATGTACACTGGAATCGCCAAAATCGATGGATTACTGTGCGGCTTTATTGCGAACAAACAAGGGGTCTTAAAAAACTACCCGGAATATACCAAAGAGTATATCGGCATTGGTGGTAAACTGTATCGTCAGGGCCTGATCAAGATGAGTGAATTTGTGACTCTGTGTAATCGTGACAAACTGCCGATTGTCTGGATTCAGGATACGACGGGTATTGATGTTGGGGATATTGCGGAATCGGCCGAACTCCTAGGGTTAGGGCAGTCGTTGATTTATTCTATTCAAAATACAGATATTCCACAGATGGAAATCACACTTAGAAAAGGTACTGCTGCTGCTCACTATGTACTAGGCGGACCACAAGGCGGCAAAACCAATGCCTTTAGTATTGGGACCGCAGCTACAGAGATCAACGTCATGCATGGAGAAACGGCTGCAGCAGCTATGTATTCACGTCGATTGGTGAAAGATCAAGATAGTGGCAAACCCTTGGATGGTACTATTGCTAAAATGAATGACCTGATTAAAGCTTACAGGGAAAAATCGAAACCGGCCTTCTGTGCTAAGAAAGGTTTTGTGGATGAAATTGTAAAGATGCCGGAACTGCGCAACTATATTAAGGCATTCGTAGGAGGAGTCTATCAGAATCCAAAAGCGATTTGCCCAATCCATCAAATGATTATTCCAAGGGTTATTAAAGATCACATGGATGTCTATGTGAATAAGAGCACGGCAAGAGATAGTGAATAG
- a CDS encoding acyl-CoA dehydrogenase family protein, translated as MHFGLTEDQQMIQEMARNFALKEIAPFVEQDEENHFYRREILTKLGELGLLGWSIPEEYGGNGMGWMEAVLALYEISKVHTSWRLSVSGNCWGPAMTINHYGTEEQKQTYIPGLVAGTSVGSFAITEANSGSDVASMKTFAEDKGDHWLINGSKMWISGGHTSDVGLLYAVTEKGAGSKGLSCFIIDYNNTPGVTRIPIHTKVGMWPAPTSELVFENAVVPKENLLGPLNKGFQICMWMLNNTRMGCATGSAALAAACLEGAVQYANERTQFGKPIGKYQMIQAQLAEMKLEDEAAKYLVYRAAWLKDNNLPSQQATSIAKLYGCMAAVHGANMAMKIYGSYGYSTEYPCGRWLRDAKQFETLEGTSNIHMQIISGIELGYQPNR; from the coding sequence ATGCATTTTGGATTAACTGAAGATCAACAAATGATACAGGAAATGGCTCGTAACTTTGCTCTGAAAGAAATTGCTCCTTTTGTTGAACAGGATGAAGAGAACCATTTTTATCGTAGAGAAATCCTGACCAAATTGGGAGAATTAGGTTTGTTAGGCTGGAGTATACCTGAGGAGTACGGCGGAAATGGTATGGGCTGGATGGAAGCTGTTCTGGCCCTGTATGAAATCTCTAAGGTTCATACTTCCTGGAGACTGAGCGTCAGCGGTAACTGCTGGGGTCCTGCTATGACGATCAATCACTATGGCACTGAAGAGCAAAAGCAAACGTATATTCCCGGTTTGGTGGCTGGTACGTCAGTCGGAAGCTTTGCTATAACCGAAGCTAATAGCGGTTCGGATGTAGCTAGTATGAAAACCTTTGCCGAGGATAAAGGGGACCACTGGTTGATTAATGGTTCCAAAATGTGGATTTCCGGAGGACACACTTCTGATGTCGGACTTCTCTATGCCGTTACTGAAAAGGGAGCAGGCTCTAAAGGACTGTCCTGTTTTATTATTGACTACAATAACACTCCTGGCGTTACTAGAATTCCTATTCACACGAAAGTCGGAATGTGGCCTGCACCAACTTCGGAATTAGTGTTTGAAAACGCAGTAGTTCCGAAAGAAAACCTCTTAGGACCACTTAACAAAGGTTTCCAAATTTGCATGTGGATGTTAAACAATACTCGCATGGGTTGCGCTACCGGTTCAGCGGCCTTGGCTGCAGCTTGCTTAGAGGGTGCAGTACAATATGCCAATGAACGTACACAGTTTGGCAAACCCATTGGTAAGTATCAAATGATTCAGGCGCAACTGGCTGAAATGAAACTAGAAGATGAAGCCGCCAAATATCTTGTTTATCGCGCTGCATGGCTGAAAGATAATAATCTGCCCAGTCAGCAAGCAACATCAATTGCTAAGCTATATGGCTGTATGGCAGCTGTTCACGGTGCCAATATGGCTATGAAGATTTACGGATCCTATGGTTATTCAACGGAATATCCGTGTGGAAGATGGCTTCGTGATGCCAAGCAGTTTGAAACTCTCGAAGGAACTTCCAACATTCATATGCAGATTATCTCTGGTATTGAACTTGGTTACCAGCCTAACCGCTAA
- a CDS encoding sodium ion-translocating decarboxylase subunit beta: MELFQNMWTSMAFDNLYWGNIVMWAIAFVFIYLAIKKGFEPLLLLPIAFGILLVNLPSDIMTPNQGLLWRFYHYGEEWAIIPPLIFLGIGAMTDFGPVIANPKTLLLGAGAQGGVYVTFFGALALGFNVDQAAVIGIIGGADGPTTIFLASKLAPEMMGICAVAAYSYMALVPVIQPPVMKLCTTEAQRKIRMKSLRKVSKLEKIFFPIITVVIITLVVPDAAALMGMFCFGNLLRESGVVDRLSLTAQNELMNIVTIFLGISVGATMPAEVFLSPKVIGVFALGSVAFAAATACGIGLAHLMNLFLKEKINPLIGAAGVSAVPMAARVAHKLGSEADKKNYLLMHAMGPNVAGVIGTAVAAGMFISVLK, translated from the coding sequence ATGGAGCTTTTCCAAAACATGTGGACTTCGATGGCATTCGATAACCTCTACTGGGGTAATATTGTTATGTGGGCTATAGCGTTCGTATTTATCTATCTGGCTATTAAGAAGGGCTTTGAACCCCTGCTTTTATTACCGATAGCATTTGGTATTCTTTTAGTTAATCTTCCCTCAGATATTATGACGCCTAATCAAGGACTACTTTGGCGTTTCTACCATTATGGCGAAGAGTGGGCTATTATTCCTCCCCTAATCTTCCTAGGGATAGGAGCAATGACCGATTTTGGTCCGGTTATTGCCAATCCTAAGACGCTGCTCCTTGGTGCAGGAGCTCAAGGTGGAGTATATGTTACTTTCTTTGGAGCACTGGCCCTGGGCTTCAATGTTGACCAAGCAGCTGTTATCGGAATTATCGGCGGTGCTGACGGCCCGACAACGATTTTTCTGGCCTCAAAACTGGCACCGGAAATGATGGGTATCTGCGCGGTAGCTGCCTACTCCTACATGGCTCTGGTACCGGTCATCCAACCTCCGGTCATGAAATTATGTACCACTGAAGCTCAGAGAAAGATCCGCATGAAATCCTTACGTAAGGTATCCAAACTGGAAAAAATATTTTTCCCAATTATTACAGTCGTAATTATTACTTTGGTTGTACCGGATGCAGCAGCACTGATGGGTATGTTCTGCTTTGGTAATCTACTGAGAGAATCTGGGGTAGTCGATCGTCTGAGTCTTACGGCTCAAAATGAGTTGATGAATATCGTTACTATTTTTTTAGGAATATCCGTTGGTGCAACAATGCCGGCCGAGGTGTTTTTAAGTCCTAAGGTTATCGGTGTATTTGCATTAGGCTCGGTGGCATTTGCTGCCGCTACGGCATGCGGTATAGGGTTGGCACACCTTATGAACTTGTTCTTAAAAGAAAAGATCAATCCATTAATTGGTGCGGCAGGTGTTTCAGCGGTTCCTATGGCAGCTCGGGTAGCTCATAAATTGGGTTCAGAAGCAGATAAGAAGAACTATCTTTTAATGCATGCCATGGGGCCAAATGTAGCCGGTGTTATTGGCACTGCAGTGGCGGCAGGTATGTTCATTAGCGTTTTAAAGTAA
- a CDS encoding sigma-54-dependent Fis family transcriptional regulator → MMVPENLNYTSWLTVKQMMSKNFIVLHPDDSLRTVVQHYQDSRLDTLPVVDNDGKLTGVFPKKRLYRALLDGSSLDDPCTPYIIYQPVSISSDLCYDDMSMAVRTSKSLVDYVVAVDHENKPVGMIGTAEYLRGSQKVIITSHVLLESIFNADYEGIIVIDNTGKILRINPVAETMFGFNSSEVKGLLLEHVLPDLKLFNGRNRGVKQIIQSLPVIVSQVPILANDIQIGTKIAFVDISDMEEMARELEIVKDLQTNLDGVLNATSDGVFVSDISGSVKYVNASGCRLIGNTTEEMAGMPIKKLLSSAVPAEVSKTGVAEVEVCSIKDRNCIVSHIPINKVIDDETRTVGVVSTIYLDDNRLTEEIARKWLSLRQQIQYYRDELEKHGNSFDNLVSKNPAFTKMKKDAQRIARSSSTVLLTGESGVGKDMFAHAIHAASPRANHPFVKVNCAAIPESLLESELFGYTPGSFTGASKKGKIGYFTQAHEGTIFLDEIGDMPLSIQAKILQVLQDKEFMQVGGVSPEKVDVRIIAATNKDLREAIKEGTFRLDLYYRLNVIQFSLPSLRERSEDIIPLAEVFITKYNEILGANVVGINKAARDALLIYSWPGNIRELENAIERAANYVWEGEIGIEHLSAQIFQFNQKAYEPSSYRAVLNDVDKEMLLVALKKANGNKSAAARLLKMSRSAFYEKLGKYGLC, encoded by the coding sequence ATGATGGTTCCTGAAAACTTAAATTACACATCATGGCTCACCGTTAAACAAATGATGAGTAAAAACTTTATTGTTCTTCATCCGGACGATTCCCTAAGGACTGTAGTCCAACATTATCAAGATTCCAGGCTGGATACTCTGCCGGTTGTTGATAATGATGGCAAGCTGACTGGGGTTTTTCCTAAAAAAAGATTATATAGGGCACTGCTGGATGGCTCAAGTTTAGATGATCCTTGCACGCCTTATATTATTTATCAGCCAGTCTCCATATCATCCGACCTATGCTATGATGACATGTCAATGGCTGTACGCACCAGCAAGAGCCTCGTTGATTATGTGGTAGCGGTTGATCATGAAAACAAGCCGGTTGGTATGATAGGCACGGCAGAATATCTTCGGGGAAGTCAAAAAGTAATTATCACATCTCACGTTTTACTTGAGTCTATATTCAATGCTGATTATGAAGGAATTATCGTCATCGATAATACCGGCAAAATTCTACGGATTAATCCTGTTGCAGAAACGATGTTTGGGTTTAACTCCTCTGAAGTCAAAGGGTTACTCCTAGAACATGTGCTTCCTGATCTTAAGCTGTTTAATGGGCGTAACCGTGGGGTAAAGCAAATAATCCAATCCCTTCCGGTCATTGTCAGCCAAGTACCGATCCTTGCAAATGATATCCAGATTGGTACAAAAATAGCGTTTGTAGATATATCCGATATGGAGGAAATGGCCCGGGAACTGGAAATAGTTAAGGATTTACAGACCAATCTGGACGGTGTTCTAAATGCTACCTCTGATGGTGTTTTTGTTTCGGACATTTCCGGATCTGTTAAATATGTTAATGCGAGCGGCTGCCGGCTAATCGGAAATACAACGGAAGAAATGGCAGGAATGCCGATTAAAAAACTTTTATCAAGCGCAGTTCCCGCTGAGGTAAGTAAAACTGGAGTCGCTGAAGTCGAAGTGTGCAGTATTAAGGATAGAAATTGCATAGTTTCACATATACCGATTAACAAAGTTATCGATGATGAGACCCGGACTGTGGGGGTCGTCAGTACAATCTATCTTGATGATAACAGACTCACTGAAGAAATAGCCCGCAAATGGCTTTCTTTAAGGCAACAAATCCAGTATTATCGCGATGAACTTGAAAAGCATGGGAACAGTTTTGATAACTTGGTTTCCAAAAATCCGGCCTTTACAAAAATGAAAAAGGACGCCCAGCGTATTGCACGCAGCAGTTCAACGGTTCTGCTGACAGGTGAAAGCGGTGTCGGTAAAGATATGTTTGCCCATGCGATCCATGCCGCCAGCCCCCGCGCAAATCATCCCTTCGTAAAAGTTAATTGCGCAGCTATCCCAGAATCTCTGTTAGAATCCGAACTCTTTGGGTATACTCCAGGTTCATTTACCGGAGCCTCCAAGAAGGGGAAAATCGGATATTTCACCCAAGCCCACGAGGGAACAATTTTTCTTGATGAGATTGGCGACATGCCTTTGTCGATCCAGGCCAAGATTTTGCAGGTATTGCAGGATAAAGAATTTATGCAGGTCGGCGGAGTCAGTCCTGAAAAAGTGGATGTTCGTATTATAGCCGCCACTAATAAAGATCTACGGGAAGCTATAAAAGAGGGAACCTTTCGACTAGATCTCTATTATCGTCTTAATGTAATCCAGTTCAGCCTCCCTTCACTCCGGGAACGTTCCGAAGACATAATACCTTTAGCCGAAGTTTTTATTACTAAATATAACGAAATCTTAGGAGCAAACGTCGTGGGGATCAATAAGGCTGCTCGGGATGCTTTACTTATTTATTCCTGGCCAGGTAATATAAGAGAACTTGAAAATGCCATCGAGCGGGCTGCTAATTATGTCTGGGAAGGTGAAATAGGCATCGAACACTTATCTGCTCAGATCTTTCAATTTAATCAAAAAGCCTATGAACCATCTTCCTATCGGGCAGTCTTAAACGATGTTGATAAAGAAATGCTTTTAGTAGCTCTCAAAAAAGCGAATGGCAACAAAAGTGCCGCTGCCCGCCTCCTTAAAATGAGCCGTTCGGCATTTTATGAAAAGCTTGGCAAGTACGGCCTGTGTTAA
- a CDS encoding sodium:proton antiporter, translating to MQAYTAIIVFIIVYALILSEKVHRTIAALLGGMLLILLGVLTQEKAIEHIDWNTLGLLAGMMIVVGITRRTGVFEYLGLKAVRLAKGEPSRILIYLASVTALLSAFLDNVTTVLLIVPIVFSINEKLKLNIIPFLIAMIFSSNVGGTATLIGDPPNIMIGSQTHLGFMDFMMNLAPVVVVIHIATMAVFYIIYRNKMNISNELKADLMKIEPLTAIKDSALLRKCLVVLSLILIGFFTHQSLDLESATIALSGASLLMFITREDPEEVLLTIEWPSIFFFIGLFIVVGGLIETGIINSMAQWAVTATAGNFTFTGMLILWFSAIASAFVDNIPFVATMIPLIHQMGSLGGLSPTDLEPLWWSLSLGACLGGNGTLIGASANVIVAGMAEKNGVHIRFIGFMKFAFPLMLLSVFISMIYLLMFYF from the coding sequence ATGCAGGCTTATACAGCGATTATTGTCTTTATCATTGTTTATGCTTTAATTCTCTCAGAAAAAGTTCATCGAACGATTGCCGCTTTACTTGGAGGTATGTTACTTATTCTTTTAGGAGTGTTAACACAAGAAAAAGCAATTGAACATATCGATTGGAATACTCTAGGGCTATTGGCTGGTATGATGATTGTGGTGGGGATTACGCGCCGCACAGGAGTTTTTGAGTACTTAGGTTTAAAGGCAGTTCGGTTGGCCAAAGGGGAACCGAGTCGGATCCTGATTTATTTGGCCAGCGTCACGGCCTTACTCTCGGCGTTCCTTGATAATGTTACAACAGTTTTACTTATTGTTCCGATCGTTTTTAGCATTAACGAAAAACTCAAACTCAACATTATTCCTTTTTTAATAGCAATGATATTTTCCAGTAATGTTGGTGGGACAGCTACTTTGATAGGGGATCCTCCCAATATTATGATTGGAAGCCAAACACATTTAGGATTTATGGATTTCATGATGAACTTAGCACCCGTGGTCGTCGTCATCCATATTGCAACAATGGCAGTTTTTTATATAATATACCGTAATAAAATGAACATTTCGAATGAGCTTAAAGCAGATCTCATGAAGATCGAACCTCTAACGGCAATCAAAGATTCAGCTCTTTTAAGAAAGTGTCTGGTTGTACTCAGTCTCATTCTAATCGGTTTTTTCACACATCAATCCTTAGATTTAGAATCTGCGACGATTGCTTTATCAGGTGCCTCTCTCTTGATGTTTATTACTAGGGAAGATCCGGAAGAAGTATTATTGACCATTGAATGGCCTTCGATTTTCTTCTTTATTGGTCTCTTTATTGTAGTAGGTGGTCTGATTGAGACCGGGATTATTAATAGCATGGCTCAGTGGGCCGTTACGGCTACTGCCGGAAACTTTACTTTTACAGGGATGCTGATTTTATGGTTTTCTGCTATAGCTTCTGCCTTTGTCGATAATATTCCGTTTGTGGCTACGATGATTCCCCTGATTCACCAAATGGGCTCATTAGGAGGACTTTCGCCAACTGACTTAGAACCTCTCTGGTGGTCATTATCGTTGGGAGCCTGTTTAGGGGGCAACGGAACACTCATTGGAGCTTCAGCTAATGTTATTGTCGCAGGTATGGCCGAGAAAAATGGAGTCCACATCCGTTTTATTGGGTTTATGAAATTTGCGTTTCCCTTAATGCTGCTTTCAGTTTTTATTTCGATGATTTATTTGCTCATGTTTTATTTTTAA
- a CDS encoding 3-hydroxybutyryl-CoA dehydrogenase has product MKTIMVIGAGQMGGGIAQVAAQAGYSVILNDIKDEFVLRGLSIIDKNLSRSVEKGKLTAEDKETILGRITKSTSLQDAAAADLVIEAAVENMAIKSQVFSQLDVICPEHTILSTNTSSLPITEIAAFTKRPDRVIGMHFMNPVPVMKLVEVIRGLATSDEVYKTIETLSIDMGKTPVEVNDAPGFVANRVLIPMLNEAIFTLNEGIATVESIDNVMKLGMNHPMGPLALADLIGLDTVLSIMEVLHEGLGDKYRPCPLLRKYVKAGWLGRKSGRGFYNYQV; this is encoded by the coding sequence GTGAAAACAATCATGGTCATAGGGGCCGGACAGATGGGAGGCGGAATTGCCCAGGTAGCTGCTCAAGCAGGCTATTCTGTCATTCTTAATGATATTAAGGATGAATTTGTCCTGAGAGGTCTGAGCATCATCGATAAAAATCTCAGCCGCAGTGTTGAAAAAGGGAAACTGACCGCGGAAGATAAAGAGACTATTTTAGGCCGCATCACTAAATCAACCTCGTTGCAAGATGCAGCAGCTGCAGACCTGGTCATCGAAGCAGCCGTGGAAAATATGGCAATAAAATCCCAAGTGTTTTCTCAACTTGACGTCATTTGTCCGGAACACACAATACTTTCCACCAATACATCTTCGCTGCCTATCACTGAAATTGCAGCATTCACTAAACGACCCGACCGAGTCATTGGTATGCATTTTATGAATCCCGTTCCGGTTATGAAGCTTGTTGAAGTTATTCGCGGCTTGGCAACCAGCGACGAAGTCTATAAAACAATTGAAACCTTAAGCATAGATATGGGCAAAACCCCGGTAGAAGTCAATGATGCTCCTGGATTTGTGGCCAACCGGGTCCTCATTCCTATGCTCAATGAAGCCATCTTCACCCTCAATGAGGGTATCGCTACCGTAGAATCTATTGATAATGTCATGAAGTTAGGCATGAATCATCCAATGGGCCCCTTAGCTTTGGCAGATCTAATCGGGCTGGACACCGTCTTATCCATAATGGAAGTTTTGCATGAAGGTCTGGGTGATAAGTATCGCCCATGCCCATTACTCCGTAAATACGTCAAAGCAGGCTGGCTGGGACGGAAATCAGGTCGTGGTTTCTATAACTATCAGGTCTAA
- a CDS encoding acetyl-CoA carboxylase biotin carboxyl carrier protein subunit produces MANIESPMAGKVFQILVNVGDTIAEDDEVIILEALKMENPVYAPEGGVVKEVQVKEGQQVGEGDVLVVLE; encoded by the coding sequence ATGGCAAACATCGAAAGCCCAATGGCAGGTAAAGTATTTCAAATTCTCGTTAATGTAGGAGACACTATTGCTGAAGATGATGAAGTAATCATTCTCGAAGCGTTAAAAATGGAGAATCCTGTTTATGCCCCCGAAGGCGGCGTCGTAAAAGAAGTCCAGGTTAAAGAAGGCCAGCAAGTTGGCGAAGGGGATGTCCTCGTAGTTTTGGAATAG
- a CDS encoding acetyl-CoA C-acetyltransferase translates to MREVVIVSAVRTPVGSFLGALGQLAAADLGGIVIKEAIKRAGITPDQVDEVIMGNVIQAGLGQNTARQASLKAGIPQEVPSWTLNKVCGSGIKSVVCAAQAIIAEDAEIVVAGGMESMSLAPYALPKARTGYRMGNNSIIDTMIIDGLTDAMNNIHMGLTAENIADQFGFSREEQDQFALSSQNRAEAAIKAGKFAEEIVPVSIPQRKGDPIVVSQDEFPRFGATYEGLAKLKGAFKKDGTVTAGNASGINDGAAAVVVMSKSKAVELGLTPLATITSWGSAGVDPLIMGTGPIPASRKALEKAGLKIEDIDLVEANEAFASQALSVVKELELDRAKTNVNGGAIAIGHPVGASGTRILVTLLHEMKRTNAHRGLATLCIGGGQGIALIVER, encoded by the coding sequence ATGAGAGAAGTTGTTATCGTAAGTGCTGTTCGTACGCCCGTAGGTTCTTTTTTAGGGGCATTAGGTCAACTGGCGGCGGCTGATTTAGGGGGTATTGTCATCAAAGAAGCCATTAAAAGAGCTGGTATTACCCCTGATCAGGTTGATGAAGTTATTATGGGTAACGTGATACAAGCTGGACTGGGACAAAATACTGCTCGCCAAGCGTCACTTAAAGCGGGAATACCTCAGGAGGTTCCTTCATGGACCCTTAACAAGGTCTGTGGATCTGGAATTAAGTCTGTCGTTTGTGCTGCACAGGCCATTATTGCCGAAGATGCTGAGATTGTGGTAGCAGGTGGGATGGAGAGCATGTCTCTGGCACCCTATGCGCTCCCCAAAGCACGTACCGGGTATCGTATGGGTAATAACAGTATTATTGATACTATGATTATTGATGGCTTAACTGATGCAATGAACAATATTCATATGGGTTTAACGGCTGAAAACATCGCTGACCAGTTTGGTTTTTCACGCGAAGAACAAGATCAATTTGCATTATCCAGTCAAAATCGTGCAGAAGCAGCGATTAAAGCAGGAAAGTTTGCAGAGGAAATTGTACCTGTGTCTATTCCACAACGTAAAGGAGATCCCATTGTTGTCTCTCAGGATGAATTTCCACGTTTTGGTGCTACCTATGAAGGTCTGGCTAAGCTGAAAGGCGCTTTCAAAAAAGATGGAACAGTTACTGCAGGGAACGCATCGGGGATTAATGACGGAGCCGCTGCTGTCGTCGTAATGTCTAAATCTAAAGCTGTGGAGCTTGGTTTAACACCTTTAGCTACTATCACTTCGTGGGGTTCAGCCGGTGTCGATCCCTTGATTATGGGGACAGGCCCTATTCCGGCAAGCCGTAAAGCCTTAGAAAAAGCCGGTCTTAAAATCGAAGATATTGATCTTGTGGAGGCAAACGAGGCTTTTGCTTCCCAGGCGTTAAGTGTGGTTAAGGAGTTAGAACTGGATAGGGCGAAAACGAATGTAAACGGCGGAGCGATTGCTATTGGTCATCCTGTGGGTGCTTCCGGAACCCGCATTCTCGTCACTTTATTGCATGAAATGAAACGTACAAATGCTCATCGGGGCTTGGCTACACTATGTATCGGCGGAGGACAAGGGATCGCCCTGATTGTAGAACGTTAG